The segment TGCACAAGGAAATCATCAAAATCCATCcttgttatattaattaacaaacaTGTAAACTTTTATACCTTGCCCATCTCGTCTTGTCCTCCATCAACTtgctttttttctctttcataAATCCCAAGAAAATAGACTCCACCATTTTGAAATAAACCGTAACAAGTTCCCTCCTATAGTGAACATCAAGGCAGGGAAAAGGTCGGTCCACGCTGTCTCTGCAAGAATCAATTGTAAGATAACTTGGCTACATGTTTATGATTGATGCcatcatatatataaacacagATTTACCTAATGACTTGGACTTGAGCCATTATTGTAAGAGAGCCGTACTCATCAATGAAACCGTCATATAACTTAGGTAACTCCACATACTTTTTCCATCCCCAATCATGCTCTTTCTTCCAAAACTCGTGCAACGTATCTGCAAAGGAAATGTAATCAGTTAATATATGTCGTATTAGTGAGGATTCAAAAAGTAAAAGTTGCAAAAGAAAAACCTGAAAGCTTTGATTTCTTTGGATCTTTATTGACCAGAGATATAGTAAACTGAGTAAAATTACTCCAACCTGTCACAAAAAGGTTAAAGttaaataaacaattaaaagtTTTGTTGATCTAGAGAGAAAGAAGACAATAATACTAACCTGGAAGAAGTTTATCACGGTTTTCAACACagagaaacaaagagagatGGGTTCGAACTTCACAGCCGTTTggataaactaaaataaacctgcgataaagaagaaaacatcATAGAAATATCAAACGAGTTTTAAAGCTTATTATATAtccagaggagaagaagaaaatggcaTTTACCATTGGCGGCCACCAACTTCAAAAACATTGCTACGGATCTCTGGCttacttatttttaaaaatttctcaATCTTCCATGTATATGTCCCATATAATTCAGAGGGGTTTGCTCCTaggaataataataaaataactaataaacaTCATGACAACACATGAAATATGATACAGCAAGAAAAACAGAGTATCTTGAGAATAAAAAGGGTTAAGAAACTAAGTGCATACCAGACTCTTTACTAGTAACCTCAGTCATCTCCCTGGAATTGTTTTTCTTTCCTTCAAACTACAAACGTTAAGGTTAAGCAACCGAATTATTATCTCCAAATTCTGCTAATTAAAGGTGATTATCAAcaccaagaaaaaaacaataaaccttaaaacaatctaaaatgtaagaaaaaaaaaacacgaccTAATCATTTAGTTGAATCGTCTGTACCAACAGAacgaaagagaagagagacgaGAGGGAAACAAACCTTCAAGAAAGAGCAAAGAGAAGCTAGAATCGTTTCTAAGCGATTAATAACGAATAACCTGGAGTAAATACTCTTTAAATTTCGAATACGATTGTGATCTTCAGAGATCTTTTATGGGAAATATTAAACCACTAGTAgtgaaagaaaatatgaaaatgattcCGAGGATATTTGATTACccaatttaaaaatttccttcaataaacatacaaaacaaatgatttaggaaacctttttttaaaaaaatatccaatcttattacaaataaattaaaaagtaaatttatcTTTCCTTCTTCATGTCGCAGCTAGCACCTCAAATAATCTGATTGAGAATATTAATAATCTGTTGGTTGGTGCTAAGCAGGATAAAAGAGAAGCTCTGATTTTTTTTGCAGGATGGAACATCTGGAAAATGAGAAATAACATTTTGTTCCATCACAAGAGGGATCACATACTCAGAGTTATTCACGCAGCAATAAGGTAGAATCAGTGTTTGAATGAAGCAATGGACACCGAAAGCTCACAAGAACGGAGTACTGGAGCACCGAGGAATCAAACGGAAAACATTCATGACGTACTCCCGCcattaacaaatttatattgcTTAGTTGATGCTTAGTGGAAGAGTAACCAAGAGCTAGCAGGAATAGGATGGTCCTTACACAGTAAAGAAGGCATCCAAAAGATAAGAGGGTCCTCTTCTATCATGCCAACGAATACACCCATAGAAGCAGAGGCAATAGCAATGTTAATTGCAGTCCAGCAAATCAGAAGCTTGCGGTATGAGAATGTCGCTTTTATCAGCGACTGTAAGCAACTAATAGATGAGTTAAATCAGTTTTATACTGAAGAAACCATCATCAGTATGCGTATCACGGAGGCCACCTCTATGATACGAGACATCTACAACATTTCAAGAGCTTGTAACTTCACTTTTCACTTTTTGTGCCTAGGTCTTTTTAAAATGTTGTAGATGTTTTAGCTAAGGAAGCAAGAACTAAAAATCAAAGTTATGTAATATCTTGGTTCtcttataataataataaaaggaaacattttgacaaaaaaaaaaaaaatatttccttcatctctctctttagCAAATTGACAACTTTCTAATACAAAAGATGGCACCGGTGCATAGTACACAGAGATTTAACCTAAAGAGTAGAGTGAAAGAAGACAGAACATCTTAATTAAGGCCGAGGAGGAAACTTGCCGGGACCAAGAATTCCACCTTGAGCCATTGACGAGGATGTGAAACTTCTTGGTTGAAGTGGTGAAGGATATTGAAGTGGTGGGGGAGTGGGTAATATCCCGGGACCGTCAAACCTAGGAGAGGGCAAAATGGGTACAGTTGATGCAGAAGAACCATAGAACCgtggtggttgttgttgttgatagtCATGAGATGGTTTCATTTGGTTTCTATTGGGTCCTACTGAATCTCCAGACGAGCCTTGAGGATAGTGATTACACAGAGAGACAGGAGTAGGCAATAtcccgccaccaccaccactgaACCTAGCTGAAGGACCTGAATCTCCTGATGAGCTTTGAAGAGAAACCGAGACAGGAGACTCAGCTGTGTTAAGAGTTGGTTGAGCCAtggcaggaggaggaggaggaggaggaacatCAAGGGGCATAGGAGAAGATGTTAGCAGTGGAACAATGCTTCTTCTTAAGCGGTTCTTGCTTGTGCAACCATTATTTGCGAGAGTGGGCAGGTGTAAAGGagtcttctttatcttctttttcACAGCTAACTGATCATTATGCCGAGGCTTATCCATCTTACGCACAAAGACTAAActaaaaaccctaaattctGATCTCAGAAACCCACAACAGAGAAGAGAAACAGAGTAACCTAGGCTAGCTATGAACCCTAAATTAGTGAATCAAGAGATTGCCCTCTATCCAATTCTGCATCTAGATATCGAATCACCTACGTTAATCTAAAAACTCACGATCATAGAAAGAACAAGGGTAAGAGAGTTGAGAGAGAAAGAAGGATTGGGCTCAgatccgttttttttttctagcaaACACGAAGGATTGGGAAAAAACAGTGTCATTGgagtttattattaaaaataagaaaatggcgaaaaataaaaataaatgggGTGAGAGAGGCTCGAACTCTCGACCTCAGGATCACTCAGTAGCTATGAGACCTACGCGCTAGCCAACTGCGCCACCACCCCAGTTTGATTGTATAGTACAGactttttttaaattaactgCTCTGTACTGACGAGGACTCCATCAAACTTTGtgcaagaaagaaaagagaccATTTCCTATAACCCATTCACAGGAGAAGAAAcaatctctctttctcgttCCTTGTTAAAGGTTAAAGCTCAAAGCAAGCAGAGAACATAATCGCTCGCTACCTTAATTTCTTTCTTCTCCGAAGCACATAGTACTTGAAAGGTATGACCTTTATTCATTCCTTTTCGTTTTGTTATCATATTTTCCGGTTTAATCCTCTGCAAAATCAACTCAGTCTTCTAACGAATCCTTTCTAAAATCGAAAAGAGGATCTTCTTTTTAGTATTGAACTTCTCTGTGTTTTCTCaactgaaacaaataaaaaaaaaccccAACCTTTCTATTTCTATTGATTCTTCTTTGGAAGGTGTTTATGATTTGGGCACTCCTTAAATTTCAGGTTGATTTGCTATTAACTAATGTCCACTTCAATTATCCTCCATTTTAAACCCTTACATTTGTATTTGTGTATGTGTTTGCCTTAAGCAGCTTAACTTCTAGGGTTCTATATCTTTACTTAGATTCTTCCAAGTCTATTCCTTTTataacttagtttttttttctatcagtGGTTTGAGTAATGGGAATTGAAGGAGAGAGTGGAGGGATACAAGATGCTTTTATGATGAGCGTTGATGAGAATGATGGTTTGAGAGACAAAGATGAAGTTAATATCCGTCGAATGAAGAATCGGGAGAGACAACGCAGGTACAGAGCCAGGAAGCGGATGCGGGAAGAAGCGGGGCTCGATGATGAGAATCTCTCGTTCCAGACGGGTCAACAAAaagaccaagaagaagaagaagaagaagaagaagaggaggaggatgaggaggagCTAGAGTGTGATAATAATGTTTATGTTGACGACTTTGTGAGGCGTGTTTATTGCCATAGAGATTGGAAAAAAGAAGCTAGAGTAGCTCATTTGATCATGGACAAGACTCGGGATGGTTCTTGTTTGGTTCATCGCAAGATTAGGCCTCGTCCAAGAGACTGGAAAGCTGAAGCTCGAAAGGTGAACACTTGATCAAATCCATGTAGTTGGTTGGTTATTGAGGAGTCAAGTCAGTCCGGTTTGCTAGAGGATTTTGCAAGTGCAGTTTCTTTAAGATTGGATTttactgagaaaaaaaaaagagaatgtaCAAAGCAAACATCCTTAGTAGAACATTGGATTATAACCGTACTGCTTCAGCTCTTTCTTTATTATGTATTAGAATATCCAGACGTTATGGGAATTATAGTATGTGTAAGTTCATTTTTACCAACACTTATCACACTTTACAAAAAAGGAGATTCGACCCCAGATGATAAGTAGTGTTTATCTCCAAAACCTATGgcattttattatttaacaccTACCATCAAGATCATTTGAAAATAACATCAAGAGTTTTTTCTTAAGACATTCACCGGTCCTAATCAAAATGgacatgaatatatatataaccagcCTGGTGCTGTCGAACAATAGTTTGGTGATTTCCATAATTTTATTCTTCTCAATAACCTCGCCTAACAATGTTATCAAGAATATTATTGAGATATCATCCAAATTCCAAGTTCTGCATAAGATTTTTAGACAAACTGTAGACAATTATTGTTTAGTAATACGTGACATTTGGGAATGAACCCAAAACATATTCATTCAAATTGTAGAATATTGTTATCAAGAATATTATTGAGAATAACATCAAAGTACCGCCAAAAGATCGTCAGACCCTggaaatgcaaaaaaaaaaaagcaaaaagaagATTTGAGAATATCTCCGAGAGCAACCTTATATTTATGGTTTGAATTTGAGTTTTAGAGTGTTTTCTCCTATAACAAAACTTTAAAGTTAACTTTAAAACTTCTCCTATAACTAAAAAcgttttatatttaatattatacttcttaatttaaacaaaattttcataacaACTGAAAACATACAATAAACAATATCGGATTCATTTTAATTATGAATGAACCTTTTACGTGTAGATTTTTACTATTCTTTttatagagaaagaaaaagtaTAGATTAATAGCAAactacatataaataaaaaaacttacaaactaaatcatgaattttaaataaagatgcataataattcattattattattgCTACAATTCTTTCATAAATGATCAATTAGTGAATTTTGAATTGATAAATGAACTCTTTACATTTTATTTGTAGATTACAAGCTAAAAGTTATTGAAACCGAATATTGTGTTCATTTTTAATCAGTTAAAGTTATTAAAActcaaaagaaaattttcagaAGGTAACAAGTCTTCAGTTGACACTTTGGTCTTATCAAACGAACAATTCTTAATTTCttacaagaaaaagaaagcacATCAACTAGGGGAGAATTATGAAACAATTCATTTACGTATGCAAAACCACTTAAGGAAATGCTTGAGGAGAATAAAATGTTGTTGACAAACTTAGAATCTATCAGTGATTATACTACTCAGTGaatttattcaatttaaacAAGAAAGaattataaagaaatgaactcaacaacaacaataacctCCTCCGAATGCACCAAAATtttatggaaaatattttagtgatATTGGAAGTTCGGGATAAAATTTACCTAAATTAGTATAATTCTAATATTCTAGCTTATTTATGTAATTTAATGCAGTTTTACTTTGATGTGTTTTGTATTAACTTGTTTGATGTAATATTGTCTTGTACAATATCAAAACTTGTAAAAGATATACAAGTCATCAAAACGTAAATATAAGATTTCATTGTTCACGACCTTATAATCTGCAGTTGCTTTTGAAATACATAAAAGAAACTTATTGGTAACTATGGGGATAGCATAACGATGTTTTAAACGTGATTTCACAAATTATGTGCTAATCAACAAAAGTTGTTGAATAAAAAAAAGGCAAAAAGTAAGTTTGCGTTATCACTggcaaaaataaaagaaacaatttCATTAAGTGGAAAATCAGTTTTAGtaaatcattttcaaaattagcattttcacattattaaattatataataatataattctaaataaatagaaacaaattttaa is part of the Raphanus sativus cultivar WK10039 chromosome 5, ASM80110v3, whole genome shotgun sequence genome and harbors:
- the LOC108859944 gene encoding uncharacterized protein C13E7.08c, with product MGIEGESGGIQDAFMMSVDENDGLRDKDEVNIRRMKNRERQRRYRARKRMREEAGLDDENLSFQTGQQKDQEEEEEEEEEEEDEEELECDNNVYVDDFVRRVYCHRDWKKEARVAHLIMDKTRDGSCLVHRKIRPRPRDWKAEARKVNT
- the LOC108857716 gene encoding pistil-specific extensin-like protein, with the protein product MDKPRHNDQLAVKKKIKKTPLHLPTLANNGCTSKNRLRRSIVPLLTSSPMPLDVPPPPPPPAMAQPTLNTAESPVSVSLQSSSGDSGPSARFSGGGGGILPTPVSLCNHYPQGSSGDSVGPNRNQMKPSHDYQQQQPPRFYGSSASTVPILPSPRFDGPGILPTPPPLQYPSPLQPRSFTSSSMAQGGILGPGKFPPRP